The Micromonospora sp. NBC_00421 DNA window CGGCGGCCCCGCCGACGGCCGAGGTGGCGGTGGCCCGGTTGCGGGCGGTCGGTGCCCGGCGGGTGGCGGTGGTGGCGTACTTCCTGGCGCCGGGGCTCTTCCACGACTCGGTGGTGGTGGCGGCGCGGCGGGCGGGTGCGGTGGCGGTCGGCGCGCCGTTGAACGATTCGCCGGAGTTGGTCGGCCTGGTGCTGCGGCGGGTCGACGCCACGAATGTCGGGTAACCGAGGGTCACCGCGTTGACATTACTCTACGTTATTGCATCGACACCCGAATTCGGTCAACTGCCCATTACGGAGAGTGGGGAAAGCGGAACGCCCCGGCGGGGTGGTGGACCCGGCCGGGGCGGACAGCGTGTGATCGGTTTCAGGCGGAGTGAGCGCGCAGCACCCGGAGGCCGCCACGGCGCTTGACCGCGCGGCGTTCCTCTTCGCTCATCCCGCCCCAGACGCCCGCGTCCTGACCGGACTCCAGCGCCCACTGCAGGCACTGGTCGGTCACGGAGCAGCGCCGGCAGACGGCCTTGGCCTGCTCGACCTGAAGAACCGCCGGGCCGGACGTCCCGATCGGGAAGAACAGCTCCGGGTCCTCGTCGCGGCAGATGGCATTGTGACGCCAGTCCATGGCGGCAACACTCCTCATTCTGGATGGGCGGAAGATAACGCTCGTGCTTTTCTTATATCCGTCCGCAGTGCCGGTCGTGACGGTTCGCGTACGACTATTCGGCATTGCGTGAGCAGACTCGTTCAGCGCCTGGGCCTGCTGGAACCGCTCAAGCGGTCGAGCATATCCAGGCAATGTCTCGGTAACTCAAGTTCGCTTGTGAATACTTTCACGAACAAACGCGATGTCAAGGGTGACGCTCGGAAAAACTCCGCTCGGTGAGCAAGCTCACGACCCTTTTGTCCGGTTTTCAGGCTTCCCCGGTTACCCGGCGTACCACAGTCGAGGATCAATATAGTACAGTCCGCGTGACAATGCTGACATTTCCGGCACTACCTCCTCGGTGTGGCGGCCACCGCGCCGTGCGGTGTCCCGACCGCTCGACCTAGGGCGTTACCCGAGACCTAACAGATTACTCTCAGTGCGCCGGAAACGGAGGAAAATCTGACCTTGTGTCGCTCGCCGAGGTAGTCGCCGTCCAGCTGGAAGGCCTGTGGACGGGCCGAGACCAGGGTGAACTCGTCCACGTCGTGCAGCCGGAGCACCTGCTTGCCGCGCGGATCGGGGTGTCGGGACAGGAACTGCGTCACCGTCCGTGTGGTGCTGGCGACGCGCAGCTGACGAAGCGCCATCACGTCCAGCCCGAGATCGAACGACGCCTCCGGGTTCGGGTTGATCTCCCGCTCGCCCAGGTACGTCCACGGCGCGGTGTTCTGGATGATCACCGTGCCCAGCTCGCCCTCGGCCGGCTCTCCCGGCCGCTCCAGGCTGATCGCCGGGTGCCGCCGGTCCGAACTGAGGAAGTAGTGACTCAGGGTGGAGCGGAAGTAGAGCGACGGTGAGGACACCCGCCCCCGCCGCCGGGCCTGCTCCACCCGGTGGATCACCGCCGCGTCCAGGCCGAAGCCGGCACAGAAGGTGAAGTAGCGGTCGTCGGCCAGGCCCAGCCCGATCGTCCGGGACCGGCCGAGCCGCAGCCCCTCCAGGATCATGCTGGTGCCGTCCGCCCACTCCCGGGGCAATCCGAGGGCACGGGCGAAGACGTTCGTCGAACCACCCGGCACGGTGGCCAGCGCCGGCAACCGCTCCGCCGGGGAGCCGCCGGTACGGATCGTCGGCGGCTCGGCGGTCATCAGTCCGTTGACCACCTCGTTGACCGTGCCGTCGCCACCGAGCGTGACCACCAGGTCGACGCCCTCCTGGGCGGCCTCCCGGGCCAGGTCGGTGGCGTGACCCCTGCGCCGGGTGTACCGCACCGACAGGTCTACTTGGCTGCGCAGTGCCCGGACCAGCACGTCCCGGCTGCGTTCACTGGTGGTGGTGGCCTTCGGATTGACCACCAGGACGGCCCGCATGGGCGGCACTTTACGTGATCGGGCGGGGGTATCGTGGCCCGCGTGACGATCGACTCCGCGCCGGTTCCCGACACTCTGCGCTGGGCGGTACGCCTGCTGCGGGCCGAGGCGGTCGCCCTCGCGCTGATCTCCGGATGGTTGGTCTGGGCCGACCTGACCGCCACCAGGACCGACCTGGTCTCGGCACTCTTCGTGACCGGGTTCGCCGTCGCCGGCGCCGTCGCGCTCTGGGCGTTGGGCGGGGCGTTGGCCCGCCGCCGGGCCGGTGCCCGCGCCCCGGCGATGGTGCTGGAGCTGATGCTGCTGCCGGTCGGCTGGTTCATGATCGGCGGCGGGCTGGGCTGGCTCGGCGTACCGCTGATGGCGCTCGGCCTCGGCGTCTGCGCACTGCTGGTCAGCCCGCCCACCACGAAGGCCCTGGGCTTCGGCTGAGCCACCACCGGCGGACCGGGCCGAGACGCGTCGGCCGAGACGTCGGCCGTGCCCGCCGGGCGGTGCGGAGCCCGGCAGCGGCGGGTCAGTAGCTGGCGGAGCGGCGGGTCAGCAGGGAGATGGTGGCCCGGCCGTCGGCGGACTCGGCCGCCGCCGCCGTGGTCAGCGCGGTGAGCACCTTCCAGGCGAACGAGGACTCGCCCGGCAGCGCCGCACCGCGCACGATCGGCACCGTCACCTCGACGGTCAGCGCGTCCTCGGTGACCGCGAAACGGCACTCCAACTCGGCGTCGCGGGTGGCGATGGCGAGCAGCATCGCGCACGCCTCGTCCACCGCGATGCGCAGGTCCTCGATCTCGTCGAGGGCGAACTGGAGGCGGGCCGCGAGCCCCGCCGTGGCGGTGCGCAGCACGCCCAGGTAGCCGCCGTCGGCGGGCACGGTGAGGTGCACGACGTCGTCGGTCGCTGGCTGGCCGGTCAGTTGAGTCACGCCTCATCCCCCCGGTCCGGGACTCTACCCGGCCGGGCTCGGGCGTGCGTGGTCGACGTCACCCCAAGGCTCGCAAGAGCGTGTAGGGCCGTTCCACTGAGCCGGTAGGGAACCCACTCGGACATCGGTTCGGCCCCGATCGAGGCGTAGAAGTGGGCGGCCGGGTTCCAGTCGAGCATCCACCACTCCAGCCGCTGGTAGCCGCGCTCCACACAGACCGCGGCGAGCGTGGCGAGCAGCGCCCGGCCGGCCCCGGTGCCCCGGTGGGTCGGCCGGACGTACAGGTCCTCCAGGTAGATGCCGTGCACGCCGGCCCAGGTGGAGAAGTTGAGGAACCACAGCGCGAAGCCGACGGGGACGTCGTCGTCCACCGCGACATGACCGAACAGGGTCGGGGCCGGGCCGAACAGGGCATCGTCGAGCTGCGCCGTGGTGAGCAGGCACTGATCGGCGGCCCGCTCGTAGTCGGCCAGCTCGTGCACCATCGCGACGACGGCCGGCACGTCCTGTGGACGTGCCGGCCGGATCGTCGGTGCCGTGACGGGCAGGGTCACGCCTGCTTGGTCTCCCAGAAGATCTTGGAGATCTCGTCGATCTTCTGGAGCAGTTCGTCGGCCTTGGCCGGGTCGGTCGCACCCTTGGCGCCGGCCGCGCCGGCCGCCTTGGTTGCCTCGTTGAACAATTGGTGCAGGTGCGGGTACTTCTCGAAGTGCGCCGGCTTGAAGTAGTCGGTCCAGAGCACCCACAGGTGGTGCTTGACCAGATCGGCGCGCTGCTCCTTGATCAGGATCGCCCGGGTGCGGAACTCCGGGTCGGTGTTCGCCTGGTACTTCTCGCAGATCATTTTGACCGACTCGGCCTCGATGCGGGCCTGCGCCGGGTCGTACACGCCGCACGGCAGGTCGCAGTGCGCGCTGGCGGTCACACGGGGCGAGAGGATGCGGGGAAGTCGCATCAGGGTCCTCCATGGGAAGTTTGCGATGATCCGAGACGACACTACTCCTGAGGACGTCCCCGGCAGGGGCGGAGGGGAAACCTCGTGACGGTCGGCGGGTCCAGTCCCACCCCACGGCTGCCCGCCCCGCTCACCGCCGTGGGCGTGAGCGGGCCGTCCATGTCACCGACGCTGCGGCACGGCGACGCCGTCCTGGTCCGTCGGGGCGGTCGGCCGGTCCGTCCCGGGGACGTGGTGGTGGCCGTCTTCCGGAGCCGGCCGGACCTGCTGGTGGTCAAGCGTGCCGTCCGCCGCCAGGACGACGGTTGGTGGCTGCGCGGTGACAACGAGTTAGTCACCGACGACTCCCGGGTGTACGGGGTGGCCGACGTGCTGGGTCGGGTGCTGTTCCGCTACTGGCCCCGCCCCGGTCGGTTGACGCCGAAACCGATATGACCCTCCTCACATGCGGCCGAGGAGCGGCTGACTATGCTCGGGGGTGTTCGGGTGACCCCCCGCATCGCGTGTCGCCGCTCCGCCTCACCTCGCGCCCTCGCGCCGGCCGCTCCGTCTGCTTCGACAGATCCTGGAGTCACCATGTCTGCATCCACCGTGGATCCCGCTGATCCCGTCTTCCGGTTGCACCTCGGCGGCAAGCTGGCCGTCGCCTCGACCGTCCCGCTGACCAGCCGGGAGGACCTCTCCCTCGCGTACACCCCGGGGGTGGCCCGGGTGTGCGAGGCGATCGCCGCCGACCCGGCCCTGGTCGACGACTACACCTGGGTGTCGCACGTCGTCGCGGTCGTCACCGACGGCTCCGCCGTGCTCGGGCTCGGCAACATCGGCCCGCGCGCGGCGCTGCCGGTGATGGAGGGCAAGGCGGTGCTGTTCAAGCAGTTCGCCGGGGTGGACGCGGTGCCGATCTGCCTGGACACCCAGGACGTCGACGAGATCGTGGCGACCGTGCGGGCCCTCGCCCCGTCGTTCGGCGGGATCAACCTGGAGGACATCAGCGCGCCGCGCTGCTTCGAGGTGGAACGGCGGCTCGACGAGGCGCTGCCCATCCCGGTCTTCCACGACGACCAGCACGGCACCGCCATCGTGGTGCTGGCCGCGTTGCGCAACGCGGCGACCCTGCTCCACCGCAAGCTCGGTGACCTGCGGGTGACGGTGAGCGGGGCCGGCGCCGCCGGGATCGCGGTCACCCACATGCTGGTCGCCGGGGGAGTGGATCCCGAGCAGGTGGTGGTCTGCGACTCCCGGGGCGTCATCGGCCGGCACCGGCCCGATCTGACCGAGACCAAGGCGCACCTCGCCGAGACCACCAACGCCGAGGGCCGCCGGGGCGACGTCACCGAGGCGCTGCGCGGCGCGGACGTGCTGATCGGCGTCTCCGGCGGCCGGATTCCCGAGGCGGCGGTCGCCGGCATGGCCCCCGGCGGCATCGTCTTCGCGCTGGCCAACCCCCAGCCCGAGGTGGACCCCGAGGTGGCTGCCCGGCACGCGGCGGTGGTCGCCACCGGGCGCAGCGACTACCCCAACCAGATCAACAACGTGCTCGCCTTCCCCGGGGTGTTCCGGGGTGCGCTGGACGCGCGGGCCACCCGGATCACCGACGGGATGAAGGTGGCCGCCGCCGACGCGATCGCCCGGGTGGTCGACGGGTCGCTCAGCGCGGACGCCATCGTGCCCTCCCCGCTCGACCCCCGGGTCGCCCCGGCGGTGGCGGCGGCGGTCGCCGAGGCGGCCCGCCACGATGGCGTCGCCCGCGCCTGAGCCGACGCGCGGCGCACCGCCGACCAGCGGTGCGCCACCCGCGCCTGCCGGCGGCGTGCGCGGGCGGAACAGGCCGGGCCGGACCCTTCGTGAACGATCGTCGCGCTGTTACGGTGCGGATCATGCGTGCCGCCTATGCCTCCCGGTTCGACGCCGACAACCCGCTCGCCGCGCTCACCGTCGGCGACCGTCCCGAGCCCGCCCACCCGGAGGACGACTGGGTGACCGTGCAGGTCAGGGCCAGCTCGCTCAACCACCACGACCTGTGGTCGCTCAAGGGGGTCGGGCTCGCCGACGCTCAGC harbors:
- a CDS encoding WhiB family transcriptional regulator, translated to MDWRHNAICRDEDPELFFPIGTSGPAVLQVEQAKAVCRRCSVTDQCLQWALESGQDAGVWGGMSEEERRAVKRRGGLRVLRAHSA
- a CDS encoding diacylglycerol/lipid kinase family protein encodes the protein MRAVLVVNPKATTTSERSRDVLVRALRSQVDLSVRYTRRRGHATDLAREAAQEGVDLVVTLGGDGTVNEVVNGLMTAEPPTIRTGGSPAERLPALATVPGGSTNVFARALGLPREWADGTSMILEGLRLGRSRTIGLGLADDRYFTFCAGFGLDAAVIHRVEQARRRGRVSSPSLYFRSTLSHYFLSSDRRHPAISLERPGEPAEGELGTVIIQNTAPWTYLGEREINPNPEASFDLGLDVMALRQLRVASTTRTVTQFLSRHPDPRGKQVLRLHDVDEFTLVSARPQAFQLDGDYLGERHKVRFSSVSGALRVIC
- a CDS encoding ATP-binding protein, translating into MTQLTGQPATDDVVHLTVPADGGYLGVLRTATAGLAARLQFALDEIEDLRIAVDEACAMLLAIATRDAELECRFAVTEDALTVEVTVPIVRGAALPGESSFAWKVLTALTTAAAAESADGRATISLLTRRSASY
- a CDS encoding GNAT family N-acetyltransferase → MTLPVTAPTIRPARPQDVPAVVAMVHELADYERAADQCLLTTAQLDDALFGPAPTLFGHVAVDDDVPVGFALWFLNFSTWAGVHGIYLEDLYVRPTHRGTGAGRALLATLAAVCVERGYQRLEWWMLDWNPAAHFYASIGAEPMSEWVPYRLSGTALHALASLGVTSTTHARARPGRVPDRGDEA
- the sodN gene encoding superoxide dismutase, Ni is translated as MRLPRILSPRVTASAHCDLPCGVYDPAQARIEAESVKMICEKYQANTDPEFRTRAILIKEQRADLVKHHLWVLWTDYFKPAHFEKYPHLHQLFNEATKAAGAAGAKGATDPAKADELLQKIDEISKIFWETKQA
- a CDS encoding S24/S26 family peptidase, translated to MTVGGSSPTPRLPAPLTAVGVSGPSMSPTLRHGDAVLVRRGGRPVRPGDVVVAVFRSRPDLLVVKRAVRRQDDGWWLRGDNELVTDDSRVYGVADVLGRVLFRYWPRPGRLTPKPI
- a CDS encoding NAD(P)-dependent malic enzyme; its protein translation is MSASTVDPADPVFRLHLGGKLAVASTVPLTSREDLSLAYTPGVARVCEAIAADPALVDDYTWVSHVVAVVTDGSAVLGLGNIGPRAALPVMEGKAVLFKQFAGVDAVPICLDTQDVDEIVATVRALAPSFGGINLEDISAPRCFEVERRLDEALPIPVFHDDQHGTAIVVLAALRNAATLLHRKLGDLRVTVSGAGAAGIAVTHMLVAGGVDPEQVVVCDSRGVIGRHRPDLTETKAHLAETTNAEGRRGDVTEALRGADVLIGVSGGRIPEAAVAGMAPGGIVFALANPQPEVDPEVAARHAAVVATGRSDYPNQINNVLAFPGVFRGALDARATRITDGMKVAAADAIARVVDGSLSADAIVPSPLDPRVAPAVAAAVAEAARHDGVARA